A genomic segment from Spinacia oleracea cultivar Varoflay chromosome 3, BTI_SOV_V1, whole genome shotgun sequence encodes:
- the LOC110775974 gene encoding BTB/POZ domain-containing protein At3g49900 — MSVTIAVSDHETETETEENMKVGLRNLGVAHDTIFEDEHEHDYSEDEDEDEEDDDVESDLSSPSSPLQSGVDAWTEATGRKPDVKILVRGVCFHLHKDILVSKSGYFKRQLTRVSEFTLSPPLKITADTFKQVADFCYTNYAVITPSNLVALRISAQILEMDGIVGEESLRELTESYFRDVVRVNKTLTCDVFCSSLSLLPESEQTAFLASRCIEGLLDDAGEGGGGAVSCADGLKTVSPEGFRVIADSMQRRYTANHDLLYRVVDLYFLVYNGKMSEDQKTQITTCIDCSILSQTLLMHAVQNPRMPLRFIVQAMLIEQLNTHRSLFSVLNPTTTTTTTASTTQFDPRLSDSPATLGAILERDAALRQVTQLRAAIDTTCSRIQTLENELFGMKKLLMESEKQKGGHRSSSSALLMDDQRRSSSCRFNNNNIINKVERGERGSVSSSFLRFGGSNNNIDYGEMKMGLSSSSCLDNDGNNTRVVVVKRNLGQRLIRGLRNAFGNSKIKEDNNACRFDGKLRRGTVLN, encoded by the exons ATGTCTGTTACGATTGCTGTTTCTGACCATGAAACTGAAACTGAAACTGAAGAAAATATGAAGGTGGGTTTGAGAAATTTAGGGGTTGCTCATGATACTATTTTCGAAGATGAACATGAACACGATTACAGTgaggatgaagatgaagatgaagaagatgatgacgTGGAGTCTGATCTGTCTTCTCCTTCTTCTCCCCTTCAGTCTGGTGTTGATGCTTG GACGGAAGCGACGGGGAGGAAACCAGACGTTAAAATACTAGTACGTGGCGTTTGCTTTCACTTGCATAAG GACATCTTGGTTTCAAAAAGCGGTTATTTTAAGCGCCAATTAACTAGGGTCTCAGAATTCACACTCTCACCACCGTTAAAAATAACGGCAGACACCTTCAAACAAGTTGCCGATTTCTGTTACACCAATTACGCCGTCATAACGCCGTCCAACCTCGTGGCTCTCCGCATATCGGCCCAGATCCTCGAGATGGACGGCATCGTTGGTGAAGAAAGCCTCCGTGAGTTGACGGAGTCTTACTTCCGTGACGTAGTTAGGGTTAACAAGACGTTGACGTGTGACGTTTTCTGTTCGAGTTTGTCCTTGCTTCCTGAATCGGAACAAACGGCGTTTCTTGCGAGTAGATGTATTGAAGGTCTGTTAGATGACGCCGGCGAAGGTGGCGGCGGAGCTGTTAGTTGTGCTGACGGACTTAAGACGGTTTCGCCGGAGGGATTTAGAGTTATTGCGGATTCGATGCAGCGGAGATATACAGCTAATCATGATCTCTTATATAGAGTCGTCGATCTTTATTTTCTG GTGTACAATGGAAAGATGTCAGAAGACCAGAAAACACAAATCACAACCTGCATAGACTGCAGCATTCTATCTCAAACTCTCTTAATGCACGCCGTTCAAAACCCACGTATGCCTCTCCGTTTCATCGTCCAAGCCATGCTTATAGAACAGCTCAACACCCACCGCTCTCTTTTCTCCGTCCTCaaccccaccaccaccactaccaccaccGCCTCCACCACCCAATTCGACCCTCGATTATCAGACTCCCCAGCCACCCTAGGAGCTATCCTAGAGAGAGACGCAGCCCTTCGCCAAGTCACCCAACTTCGAGCCGCCATTGATACAACATGTTCGAGGATTCAAACTCTGGAGAATGAACTTTTCGGGATGAAGAAGCTGTTAATGGAATCAGAGAAACAAAAGGGTGGCCATCGTAGTAGTAGTAGTGCTTTGTTAATGGATGATCAAAGGAGGTCTTCAAGTTGCaggtttaataataataatattattaataagGTTGAGAGAGGAGAAAGAGGGTCTGTTTCGTCAAGCTTCTTGAGGtttggagggagtaataataatATTGATTATGGTGAAATGAAAATGGGATTATCATCATCTTCTTGTTTGGATAATGATGGGAATAATACTAGGGTGGTTGTTGTGAAGAGGAATTTAGGGCAGAGGTTAATTAGGGGGTTAAGAAATGCATTTGGTAATTCTAAAATTAAGGAGGATAATAATGCATGTAGATTTGATGGTAAACTTAGGAGGGGGACTGTTCTTAATTAA